The proteins below are encoded in one region of Patescibacteria group bacterium:
- the rplK gene encoding 50S ribosomal protein L11 produces MAKAIKSIIKLQIPAGKANPAPPVGPALGQHGVNIGDFVKKFNDASQDKMGDIIPVEIYVYDDRSFDFKMKTPPASDLLRKAAGVEKGSGKNITSKVGKVTKAQVREIAERKMEDLNANDVEAAMKIIEGSARSMGIEVQ; encoded by the coding sequence ATGGCAAAAGCAATTAAATCAATCATAAAACTTCAAATTCCGGCTGGGAAGGCTAATCCTGCTCCTCCTGTTGGGCCTGCTTTAGGTCAGCATGGCGTGAATATTGGAGATTTCGTAAAGAAATTCAATGATGCGAGCCAAGATAAGATGGGCGACATAATACCTGTTGAGATATATGTATACGATGATCGAAGTTTTGACTTTAAGATGAAGACCCCTCCGGCTTCAGACTTATTGAGGAAGGCGGCTGGCGTGGAGAAAGGTTCCGGTAAAAATATAACAAGTAAAGTTGGAAAGGTGACTAAAGCTCAAGTTCGCGAGATTGCTGAGAGGAAGATGGAGGATCTAAATGCCAATGATGTGGAGGCGGCGATGAAGATCATAGAAGGGAGCGCTCGCTCCATGGGCATAGAAGTGCAATAG
- a CDS encoding CYTH domain-containing protein, which produces MDKYEIEVKSLLGNESMAQAFREKMVEIDPSVETISRHSQINHYFIDGDINFLHEKMLAHVPQEKHENLRNIIVDGKNHSIRVRLADEDLIFVIKSSIDDTTSDNGISRLEFEHKMPHLSIDELDQILFDAGFSYQAKWSREREEYKLGDINICLDKNAGYGYLVEFESVVSDASEAEEVKDRIYRLMEKMEAEELDQDRLARMFEHYNNNWKDYYGTDKVFSIE; this is translated from the coding sequence ATGGATAAATATGAGATTGAAGTGAAGAGTCTATTGGGGAACGAGTCTATGGCGCAAGCCTTTAGAGAGAAGATGGTGGAGATTGACCCGAGTGTGGAAACTATCTCTCGGCATAGTCAGATAAACCATTATTTTATAGATGGTGATATTAATTTTCTCCATGAGAAGATGCTGGCACATGTTCCACAAGAGAAGCATGAGAACTTAAGAAATATTATTGTTGATGGAAAAAATCATTCTATAAGAGTGCGGTTGGCCGATGAAGATTTGATATTCGTCATCAAGTCTTCTATAGATGACACTACAAGCGATAACGGTATCTCACGGCTTGAGTTTGAACATAAGATGCCACACTTGAGCATTGATGAGTTAGATCAAATATTATTTGATGCTGGTTTTTCTTATCAGGCCAAGTGGTCTAGGGAAAGGGAAGAGTATAAGTTAGGTGATATAAATATTTGTTTGGATAAAAATGCAGGTTACGGTTATTTAGTTGAATTTGAATCAGTGGTGAGTGATGCTAGTGAAGCGGAAGAAGTGAAAGATAGGATATATAGATTGATGGAAAAGATGGAGGCCGAAGAGCTTGATCAAGACAGGCTCGCGCGGATGTTTGAACACTATAATAATAATTGGAAGGATTACTATGGCACGGATAAGGTTTTTTCAATAGAGTAG